In Epinephelus moara isolate mb unplaced genomic scaffold, YSFRI_EMoa_1.0 scaffold3555, whole genome shotgun sequence, a single window of DNA contains:
- the LOC126387316 gene encoding CDP-diacylglycerol--inositol 3-phosphatidyltransferase-like, producing MPCCPWPAVFCYLLSALLDAFDGHAARALNQSTKFGAMMDMLTDRCATMCLLVNLSLLYPSYTFLFQISMCVDIASHWLHLHRYTIIKTSLCPHMDLTPRVTVACRIDSLPCG from the exons ATGCCCTGCTGTCCGTGGCCCGCCGTCTTCTGCTACCTGCTCAGTGCTCTGCTTGATGCTTTTGATGGCCACGCTGCACGGGCACTCAATCAGT CCACTAAGTTTGGAGCCATGATGGACATGCTGACTGACCGCTGTGCCACCATGTGTCTGCTGGTGAATCTGTCCCTGCTCTACCCCTCCTACACTTTCCTGTTCCAGATCAGCATGTGTGTGGACATAGCCAGCCACTGGCTGCACCTGCACAGGTACACTATTATCAAGACAAGTCTCTGTCCTCACATGGATTTAACCCCCAGGGTGACTGTTGCTTGCAGAATAGATTCTCTGCCATGTGGATGA